DNA sequence from the Candidatus Bathyarchaeota archaeon genome:
GATGGCTACGTGTTTATCGTTCACTATGCCAACAATGCCTTTGCCTGGCACCTCTACAACGTCAATAACTTTGACTTTGCTTAAATCGATGCCTCGCTCTACAGCTTTACGCACGATAGCCTGAGCAATGGGATGGTTAGAAAACTGGTCAAGCGCCGCGGCGTAAGTCAGCGCTTCATCTTCAGCCTCCGAGACGTGGACTCGCCGCACTTCATGAACCGCTTGCCGCCCAAGCGTTAACGTACCTGTCTTATCAAAGACTACGGATTTTACTTTGGCTAGTTTTTCGATAAAGATTCCGCCTTTTATTATGACGCCTCGTTTTGCAGCGATTGTTATAGCGATGAAGACGGTTGCGGGAACAGAAATAATGAATGCACTGGGACATGAGACTACCAGCAAGATGAGGGAGCGGTAGAACCAAGTTTCAAATGTTCCGCCTAAAAGAAACGGCGGCACCACAGCGGTGAAAACTGCAAGTGTAATGACGATGGGTACGTAAATTTTTGCGAACCTGTCAACTAAGCGTTCTATGGAGGCTTTACGTTTCTGTGACTCAACAACAAGCTCAACGATGCGTGACACTAAGGTTTCTGTTGCCTTCTTAGTCACCGCAATCTTGAGCACGCCGTTCATGTTCATTGTGCCAGCGAATACGCAGTCGTTAACTTTTTTCGGCACAGGCACCGATTCACCCGTGACCAGTGCTTGGTCAACATGTGAGAAGCCTTCAATTATGTTGCCGTCTAGGGGGATTCTTTCGCCTGGCTTGACGAGGATAACTGCTCCTGATTCCACTTCTTTCACGTTTACGGTTTTTTCGGTGCCGTTTAGCACGCGTGCTGTTTCGGGGATGACTTTGGATATTTTTTCCACGGTTCTTCTTGCCCTGTCTTGGATGTAACCTTCAAAATACTCTGCCAGCGTGTAGAGAAACAGGACTGTCGCTGCTTCGAAGCGGTAATCCAAAAACAGTGCGCCCAGACCCGCGACAGCCATCAAAAACTCAACGCTGAAGCGTCTTTCAATAAACAGTTCTTTTAAACCGATGACTCCGATGTAGACGGCTGAAGCAAGAAT
Encoded proteins:
- a CDS encoding cation-translocating P-type ATPase, which gives rise to MAACEEKPKKESTEEEQHKKVLIGLGIWLILTIVISGLLDLFVQGIPLGFTVPVINVEASVSMVLYYTAILASAVYIGVIGLKELFIERRFSVEFLMAVAGLGALFLDYRFEAATVLFLYTLAEYFEGYIQDRARRTVEKISKVIPETARVLNGTEKTVNVKEVESGAVILVKPGERIPLDGNIIEGFSHVDQALVTGESVPVPKKVNDCVFAGTMNMNGVLKIAVTKKATETLVSRIVELVVESQKRKASIERLVDRFAKIYVPIVITLAVFTAVVPPFLLGGTFETWFYRSLILLVVSCPSAFIISVPATVFIAITIAAKRGVIIKGGIFIEKLAKVKSVVFDKTGTLTLGRQAVHEVRRVHVSEAEDEALTYAAALDQFSNHPIAQAIVRKAVERGIDLSKVKVIDVVEVPGKGIVGIVNDKHVAIGNVEFMRELGCDCTEAFEITEGDIHTAVCVSVGKTGLAAVCVVDEVREDALKAVGALKRADIRTAMLTGDKADIAKDTAQSLGIDDVHAELFPEDKLRIVEEMKGKEGLVAMVGDGVNDAPALASSDVGIAMGARGVDVALESADVVLVKDELAQIPYLINLSKKTMVIAKQNIAGSLIVKFVLGALGLLGLTPLWFTVAAGDDGVTMLLLLNTLRLERVK